agaggacttcagacattttacaacttgccttaaatatatgtataaattaCATGCTTAatgtttacagtagaaaacttatttatttattttgttaaaaattataagtaattcaacaaaaatctAATATCGGGGTCTAACTGGGCGAAATAAGAAAAAGGGAGTgagtagcaagatggccgccctgtgacttcaacggcttgcacgggcgtgtatgggctatcagctagccagtcatatattcagaccAGTGAGAACGCTTACTGACTTATtagaacgttttcaaatacTCAAACTGGATTTTCTTTAATCCTgcggcctgttttttttttgtatttattattatctcaCAGTTTCTCGTTTTTGACAAgactaataaacacattttacattggACAATAAATAGTACCGTCTCGTTAAATTGTGTAAACGCACCTAGATGTTATGATCTAATCGCGTCAACTGAGGACACGCTAAATAGCAGACGATGgttctttttaaacaaaaatatacttttatgGGACCATGCAGTGAAAACGTGGAAAAATTGAGCACGAGGTACCTTTTCACAATCCGTCGCCACTTTTCTTCAGCTGACGTGCAGGTAGACGGGCAGCAGCCGACGTGCAGACAATATTCCTTTATTGTGGACGCCTCTGTGCAATAAATAATCAGAAATCACCCACTAACGTCACTTGGAACTTgtggtcaaaaacaaacaaaacgccaAGACAAACAATTGATTCTTCATGTCCGGTCGGTGTTTAACTTCCGGGTCGCAGCTAAATCAAGCGTTAACGCgctaaaataataaatgccGTACCGAATAACGAACTAGAGTATACATTTGTCATTAATGTGTGTCGAACAGTACATCGAGAATTTAAAGTTTAatctttaaacattttaaattactCGTTTGCACAAaccaggggtcaccaacgtgtttttttttctttttaatccggGTATTTTTCCTCCAACAATTCTTTGACAAATTGGAATACACAGCCAGAACATAACATACAGAAGCAAAATAGTAAACATTTACAAGACATAAtgcctacaaaaaaaacaaaaaaaaacaaaaaaaaaacattgtagtcATAAAACGCATAAATCCCTGAGGTTTTTCAGAGAGGTGAATTTTAGTTTCAGTCTTGGGATTGGcccaaaacaacaataaaaggattCCGTTTTTCAAAAATGCAGTAGAACTGAATACAATTTTgaatttacaattaaaaatccATTAAAATCTTGCCAATCTTCCATCCTTTATCACCCGTGAAGAAATAGAAGAGTTGAGTTTTATTGCAAAAGTACAATTTGAACAATTGAAGGATGCTTCAACCTTTTCTGATGTTAGAGTGAGGTTTGCCTTATTTAGGCACCCGGACATCACGCACAGGATTGGCACTTGCCCGCTTTGAAAACTCAAATCGGAAGAACTGATCTGATCGAAAGGGACATTCACACggctaagtcaaaatgccagggccgttttttttttttttgtgccagtccagccctgtttACACTCATATTATCAAATGTGGATCAAATCTGGATTCAACTTGAcccttttttgttattatttattcttgGGCTATGAAATGCTTTCTCTGTAGATCAACAAAGAAAACATCTGATAGCATAAATCATGTGTTAagatctggtcctcgagggccagagtcctgcatgtttttgaggtttctcatctccaacgcacctgatttaATTATCAGCCTCCtgcggagcttgctgatgatcttaaatatgaatcagctgtgttgaaagtgggaaacgtccaaaacctgcaggactgcggccctcgagaactgcagtttgacacctacgGCATAAATCATGATCACTTCAGCTGCAACATTTCGGCAGATTTTCTGACCGATGTTTTGGATGAAAACCATCAAATGAATCAtcaatttatgtttattttattttttttaaatcatgtcctGTTTTTCAATGAaagagaatatttatgtttttatttttttaaatctgatttaTAAACAATTGACCAATGAATGGATTGAGCTGCAGCTGTTATTGTGTCTGGATCAAAATAGAAAAAGTCTCAAAAGGAAGTTAAAGGCAAAAAAGTTCCTTGGCGGATGTAAAAGCTGAGAAGGAAAagtcaaacacatttttggttaatgacaAACGTTCAGTGTGTGCTTGAATCTTAAAACCACTTCCTGCTTCCTGTATGCTGGCTGACAGGCGGCACCTTGCTACCATTCTTGTCACGTCGGTggaaactttttgttttgtgtgtcgcTGGTCTTTCAACTCACACTTTACTTCTTCGCTGAGTCAGCAACGTTCAAATTTTGTTCCCCTCTGATCGCAACTGAAAACTTTGACACATTTCCAGTCACCGTTGTGGTCTCGTTGCAGTTTACAAGTCTGCGTGCAGTTTCCTCTCGTGGCCATCGGAGGCGCACCTGAAGCTCAGGTTATCCGAGGCCGAGTCGGGGGTGTTGCCCATCCTGCGGGACATCAACGGGACATTTAGTCAAAATGGTTTCGCTGAAGTCATTTTTAGTCAAAAATCACTTCAGGAGCAACAAAGCGAGGGTGGTGAATGTTCAAAAGCCCACCTGACGGCCACttccgctctgtgattggccgaGCCGTCGGCCGTGTCGATCCAGGAGGCGCCGCGCAGCGTGAACATATTCTGATGGGATCCCTGAAAGGCGCTGGACGTCCACTCCCACGTGTTCCCCAACATGTCCAGCAGTCCTGCACACACGCGCCAAACCTCGTTAAccacatcatcgtcatcatcatcatcgccacCTTCATCCCTCCTTACCGAACTTGTTCTGAGGCGGGAAGGCGTGGACGGGAGCCAGGCCGTGATATCCGTCTTCCGCCGTGTCGCCGTCCGGAAACGCGCCCTGTCGCTCACGGCCCGGTTTAACGTCAACTTTGGGGGTCATCTCATAGAAAGCTAATTAGTGGTCACGTGTCAcaccttgatgacatcatcatcaccacatCTTGGCTCACCTGCCACAGGTTGCTTCTGTTGGCCTGGAAGCGCTCCCCCCACGGGAAAGTTGCACCTGCCAGCAAAAGGTGGGATGGTGATGACGTTGGCAAGGAAGTCGCGGGTTTGAGAGCCAAAGTGTGTTTATTACGTGCGAGTCCGCCTCGGGCCGCCCACTCCCACTGGTCCTCAGTGGGCAGCTTCTTCCTCTTCCATTTACAGTAGGCCTGAGCGTCGTTCCAGCTGACCTGGACCACGGGGAATTCCAGGCGAGAACTGATACCTGAACCGGAACCCCAGGGCTGGGAGGGGGCGGGATGGTCACATGCGAACAGACACACGTAGAGTAAACCCAAAAAATGAAAGGTCAGCTGACCTGCCGCCAGAAGGCCCGCTGGACAGGAAGCCACCATGGAGCCGACTGCAATGACAACAAAAACTTAAAGACTAATGTGAAagcgccatctgctggacaaacacaaaacaaactgcaactgctctttttttttccaaatttatttcaaacatgtatatgtatataggtATAAGAACACAGCATAATAAAATAacttgtgaaaaaaacaacccaagaaCTTTTTTCTTCTTACCTTAATGGTGTGCGTCACTTTGCTCTTGACGTCATCAGACACAAAATCCTGGAAGACGAAACTCCAGCCAAACTTCTCAGCTTCTGTTTTGTACTTTTGGTCCCTCACGAACTCTCTGAAACAGTCGCTTGATGTTGATGTCAACATGAAACAAGATGAGAAGTGTGAAAATGAGACCTGAAAGCAGAGTTGGTGACGGGCACTTTGTCTAGGAGAAAAGACGACAGTTCAATCTCCGTCTCATCTTTATCTTCAGCCCCATCGGAGCTCCTCTTCTTTATCATCCTCCCTCCGGGGATTGCCACCATGACGTCTTCTTGGGCTGATGGCGTCAGAACAAACACAACCTGTTACCAAAATGTCTTGTTATCTGCTAAGGCTTCAGTTTTCTTCTCACCtgtcgccgccgccgtcattgCTGGCagcaaataaacacataaaatgCACATAAAGCGCATCTTGTCTTGTGAACTGGAAATAAAGCTACTTGATCAAtggaaggcaattttttttcctgctatgcagctgctgctgtttgAGCGCATCCAACATCCACTCgacgagaaacaaaaacaaaaaagaaaagaaaaggaatgTTCCGGTTTCTCGAAACATGCACAATCGCTCGAAAATGTACTTAGCTtcatattatatattttctttgttttcgaAGTTGCTTGAAAACGAGTTATTTTCCTCAAAAAGGGCTCACGTTCACGCTTTTTACGTATCAGCGCATCGAACAAAAGCGCTCGACGAGAAACACCAAGTTTAGCTTTGCTTACATTCGAGCAAAGTTAAATGACTGAGTATTACTAaaaagtaagatgttttttgttttcccataaacgaagctaaaaaaaataaaataaatcacatctGGCTcaaattttgtaaagtaaaaacttTAACATGCTTATCATTCCATCATATTTAATTAGGAAATTAGATTTTGCTAAAGTACAGAACGGTGCAATTACGTTAAAAGATTCTCACAGTCACATCTAAATAACCTAATCCCTTTTCTACATCGTCTGCATCAAAGGGTCTGCAACAGCTACTTCTTGCTATGAAGAGCTACCAGAAAAAAAGTGCCCAAATGACCTTTTATgacattaaaattttcaaatgaccacCGCTAAGGCATACCTAGAAAAttacaatgtcccatcactggtgaactATTTTTAGAATAGGCAGGTCTGTATTTAAAGTAATTTCCTTTTGCATATGTGATCCCGAAATCATCctttaatgattttatttttccctATTTGAAATTAAGGTTCAACTCAAGTAAAAGAATCCTCTCACAAAACACAAATCAGTCAATCAGCTGGTCAAAAACAAGTTTAATGGACACACAAAGAAGCTGTAATCAGtgcgtttttttccttttatctaAACAAAATGTGATAAATAAACTAATCCCATGTTCGCTGAGtaagaaaacaaaagtttggtGAACTTCGAGTGCTTGCTGAGCTTGACCACACTTGACCTTTAACCTTTGAGAGAAGACATTCCGGCGCGCATGATCTCATCCACCAGCAGGATGTTGCTGGCGATCACAGTgctacacacaaatacaaaaatattaataataataatatcataataataataataattatgatgaGGTCGCAGGTGTTTTAATCACCAAGAGTGAAGTAGTTGCTTCTTGACGCTGTAGTTGTCCCACACACCCGCCTCTCCCGCTACCATTGGCTCCcctgaaaagggaaaaaaaaaaaagggggggggggggggggggttgttgggacaacaacaaaacattcagTCATGTACCTGCAGCGCGCAAGTCCATGTTTACATAACGTGACATTCTCAATTGTGCAAAATTGAGAAACAATCAAGCCTACGGCAAGTTTGTTTTGTCAGCCATTGTTTTGGGTTCCAGAACAAAACTGGTTAGCTAAAAGTTAGCTTGTTGACAATGCTGTTCTAATAATGGGGTATTTTGCCAGAATCCGGTCCAACATGTTCTCAACACGCCTGGCAACTCTTTCCAATGTTTCATTTCCAGATGCAAAGCATTTGCGCTGTTAAttgtcacctgtgctgaggtccACGCCCACCAGCTGACCTCCGGACTCTTTGAACTCCGTTTGCAGCTTCAGAAGAGTCTCCTGAGGGTCATAGCCCGAGTTCTGGGCCAGAACCTGCGGAGAGGGGGGGATTCCTCAGTTAGTTGCAACAAGAGAGCAGAAAAACAATCTTTTGGTAGCGACCTTGGGAATGACGAGGAGGGCGTCTGCGAACGCCTGCACTCCCAGCTGGGCTCGTCCCTTCACGCTGGCCTTGTGTTTGATGAGCGCGTCGGCCAGGGCCACCTCCAGTGCACCTGCGCCCGCCACCACGCAACCTGACGGCAAACCgggacagtgtttttttttttttatttccataaaaatataattcaacaattaagcacaaaaaatacataaatgggaaaaaaaaaaaaaaaattatttatgtattttttatttccatttttttgtacttgattttttaattatatttttatttatggaaataaggttgttttattttattttagttatgtatgtatgtttttatttccatttctattttttttgtattatacatatatgttgtatatttttacattttttacattcactttatgtatttattttgtcagttttggtcctccatagacaGCCATTTTAAGTATTTAAGCCCAGCTTAAGTTAGATCTCAAGaataggaaataaaaacaacatatacataaataaataaaattaaaaataaatttagtttttatttccatttatatttaccaACTTTAGGTAtgcatatatagttttttttcatttccatttatatgcatttattttttttatatcagtttttcctcactttgatttattttggtatttttagtCTTCCATACAACTTACCATCCTCGATGGCGTTCTTGACGGCCCGCAGGCCGTCCCTGACGGCGTCTTTGATTTGCGTGAGCGTGTGCTTGTTGGGCCCTTTGACCAGCAGCGTGACCGAGCGCGGGTTGCTGCACTTCTCCACAAACGTGAACTTCTCCTCACCCTGCGATGGGAAGCGTCAACAGCTTTTACACGTGTCATGTTTCCGGTCAACACGTTTCTTTGTACACATTTGTGGTGTGGGAATTTTGAAATAATTGTTGGCGCGACTCACCAGCGTGTGCTCATACACCAGCCCGGCGTGGCCCAAACATTCGGGCGTCAGGTCGTCCACAGAGTTCATGGCGATGCCGCCGCACGCCAGCGTCAGCCTGTCGTGACATAAAAACACATGAGAGAAGCGCCAGGCTGCATTATCGCAAACATTTTTCTAGTGAAGCAGAGTGCAACACATTTTCATTAGTGTGGACTGATGATTGCCAGGCTGAGTATGTATTGAACTTTGACCTCTCCATGTTCCTCCTCTTGGCTCTGCGCAGGGCGACGATGCCTTCCTTGGCGAGGGCGTCCAAGGAGTACGGGTCGATGCCCTGAAGAACAACCAGAGAACGTTAACGCTGCACACAAAGATGAGGTCGCTGTCGGGTCGCTGTGGTGACGTGATGAATACATGTCGGGGGGAGGGGGCCCCCGCATGCAGAGGTACACGGCACGCTTTACTGTAGCACAGTCATGTGACCGGGAAGCGCCACGTGGCCGGCGCTTCCCGGGTGTTCGCTGTGCAGCCTCTGCGATTCAAACGTCGCTTTTTTTGCGGTTACCTTCTGGTTGATGACGACGAAGCCCTTGTCGCCGTCGGGACACACGCGCTTCTTGAGGTCGACGATCTTGCGCACGCGCTCGATGATGAACTTGCGCTCGGCCGCCACGAACTTCTCGCGCTCCTCGGCGCTCTTGTAGAAGAAGCCCGAGTTGACCTCGGTCTTCTCGTACTCCAGCGA
The Festucalex cinctus isolate MCC-2025b chromosome 18, RoL_Fcin_1.0, whole genome shotgun sequence genome window above contains:
- the sumf2 gene encoding inactive C-alpha-formylglycine-generating enzyme 2 isoform X1; the encoded protein is MRFMCILCVYLLPAMTAAATAQEDVMVAIPGGRMIKKRSSDGAEDKDETEIELSSFLLDKVPVTNSAFREFVRDQKYKTEAEKFGWSFVFQDFVSDDVKSKVTHTIKSAPWWLPVQRAFWRQPWGSGSGISSRLEFPVVQVSWNDAQAYCKWKRKKLPTEDQWEWAARGGLARATFPWGERFQANRSNLWQGAFPDGDTAEDGYHGLAPVHAFPPQNKFGLLDMLGNTWEWTSSAFQGSHQNMFTLRGASWIDTADGSANHRAEVAVRMGNTPDSASDNLSFRCASDGHERKLHADL
- the sumf2 gene encoding inactive C-alpha-formylglycine-generating enzyme 2 isoform X2, which gives rise to MRFMCILCVYLLPAMTAAATAQEDVMVAIPGGRMIKKRSSDGAEDKDETEIELSSFLLDKVPVTNSAFREFVRDQKYKTEAEKFGWSFVFQDFVSDDVKSKVTHTIKSAPWWLPVQRAFWRQPWGSGSGISSRLEFPVVQVSWNDAQAYCKWKRKKLPTEDQWEWAARGGLARATFPWGERFQANRSNLWQVSQDVVMMMSSRARFRTATRRKTDITAWLPSTPSRLRTSSDCWTCWGTRGSGRPAPFRDPIRICSRCAAPPGSTRPTARPITERKWPSGWATPPTRPRIT
- the sumf2 gene encoding inactive C-alpha-formylglycine-generating enzyme 2 isoform X3, with the translated sequence MRFMCILCVYLLPAMTAAATAQEDVMVAIPGGRMIKKRSSDGAEDKDETEIELSSFLLDKVPVTNSAFREFVRDQKYKTEAEKFGWSFVFQDFVSDDVKSKVTHTIKSAPWWLPVQRAFWRQPWGSGSGISSRLEFPVVQVSWNDAQAYCKWKRKKLPTEDQWEWAARGGLARATFPWGERFQANRSNLWQLTLNRAVSDRARFRTATRRKTDITAWLPSTPSRLRTSSDCWTCWGTRGSGRPAPFRDPIRICSRCAAPPGSTRPTARPITERKWPSGWATPPTRPRIT
- the cct6a gene encoding T-complex protein 1 subunit zeta, whose amino-acid sequence is MAAVKALNPKAEVARAQAALAVNISAARGLQDVLKSNLGPKGTMKMLVSGAGDIKLTKDGNVLLHEMQIQHPTASLIAKVATAQDDITGDGTTSNVLIIGELLKQADLYVSEGLHPRIIAEGFDAAKEKALAVLEEVKVTRQMDRETLMDVARTSLRTKVHAELADLLTEAVVDAVLTIAKPNEAIDLYMVEIMEMKHKTDCDTQLIRGLVLDHGARHPDMKKRVEDAFVLTCNVSLEYEKTEVNSGFFYKSAEEREKFVAAERKFIIERVRKIVDLKKRVCPDGDKGFVVINQKGIDPYSLDALAKEGIVALRRAKRRNMERLTLACGGIAMNSVDDLTPECLGHAGLVYEHTLGEEKFTFVEKCSNPRSVTLLVKGPNKHTLTQIKDAVRDGLRAVKNAIEDGCVVAGAGALEVALADALIKHKASVKGRAQLGVQAFADALLVIPKVLAQNSGYDPQETLLKLQTEFKESGGQLVGVDLSTGEPMVAGEAGVWDNYSVKKQLLHSCTVIASNILLVDEIMRAGMSSLKG